The Neodiprion virginianus isolate iyNeoVirg1 chromosome 5, iyNeoVirg1.1, whole genome shotgun sequence genome contains a region encoding:
- the LOC124305078 gene encoding uncharacterized protein LOC124305078 isoform X1 yields MPPPPPPLGYVGYVLCAILAAAWSGPLITFTQGKPLQVKPGCRYEGRRYQEGAIVSTSEPCLQCRCVEASLRCRLRVCPRTPNPTPAECRLQISPVQECCSEIVCGESRHDNENSLRRIDIEPDNVTEEDEISACEHFHNSFQISNMLFNRCLFEGVRYGAGSAMMATRRCEYCYCILGARRCVSPKCLLPLPGCTPLYAPHSCCPVAYNCTHNQDEETSTTMQSLSLNGCRVGNRVYNEGEMVKDIAWKAPCDNCFCAMGAVRCVPLACAPPLQGCSPIVREGQCCPSTYNCSGSIEVKATQNYASYAFVSKDYANFRKETHFHPVDNQMSPILSNAIVEGRGHRIIEGDSYTTDPKDVEAEDSTSSAYTNGEASTTSTFETDSMGNEIFPDTTGEPVIPTTLQMSNTFSSPFSGEAITSSEVSTLSKESTTVPETSTHELKAPVSTVSTPEETTSAESWSTTEEMSTSAGAEGDPSEQGVDEELDSTEAMIRSTAMASNSSGPTEEPILGTRERHREAETMKEKVITSTQEESVTTSPTTILMPDDIFMMNVTLKSNVSVGQAEGVTITPVRSIAPDVQAILNITQREKVDDYDYYNEPTLPPSLPNVRIIPFVAADALVKNEKDTTSGVTAYPSGSAVAIREPQRTTESSNFYDIVTRENRFSPPIETEGGFVPKDPPYFEASYHSTDLSLEIGTGVTVVPADITNPNRKEDGPSMSSCHFDTRQYRHGEFIPDSGLCVICICYYGEVVCSDEKCPPLKIGCRRVNSDLGCCGEIICIDTPESPTLVLDRADATMPSQREPMQSVDGIATPDPFRDVIKTEPAPDLPSLIEDMIPYLTEHRISTPRPTTPMSNGIKISSTIRNGDINQDPSLMEPPIYNHGDQMNPHKDDEVIVSNSPTSVANEVGHNSFVQHLNQPLQEVGNDTQDNEEHNDKFVTQNSSGFNYSKYGDKDVSLNSNGSMQDLGFESNPEITESIPLKSDKAKDTVTKLSQGDSNDEEDSMYSFESVFDLLFSDSKTEKPAAQVSIQQAVFSTGETSTSQTVTKASSTLTALSTTPSPSPAQTTKSSIAKPTTLMIFNTSNSAQVRDEDVSTMVGSLLKLAGCNIYGRMYRVGKIITELSGPCLQCRCTEVGVQCKKLSCR; encoded by the exons gGTGTAGATACGAAGGCCGCAGATATCAGGAGGGCGCTATCGTTTCCACTTCAGAACCGTGTCTGCAGTGTCGCTGCGTCGAGGCCTCGCTGAGATGTCGTCTTCGTGTCTGCCCGCGAACCCCAAATCCTACACCGGCCGAGTGCCGCCTCCAGATTTCTCCGGTCCAAGAATGCTGCTCGGAGATCGTCTGCGGTGAATCGAGAC ATGACAATGAAAATTCTCTAAGACGCATAGATATCGAACCAGATAACGTCACAGAAGAAGATG AAATTTCGGCATGTGAACATTTTCACAACAGTTTCCAAATATCGAACATGCTATTCAATC GATGCCTCTTTGAAGGAGTTCGATACGGTGCTGGTTCCGCAATGATGGCGACTAGACGTTGCGAGTATTGCTACTGTATACTAGGCGCACGGCGTTGTGTCAGTCCAAAATGCCTCTTGCCATTACCAGGGTGCACTCCCCTCTATGCCCCACACTCTTGCTGTCCAGTCGCCTATAACTGCACTCACAATCAGG ATGAAGAGACTTCGACAACGATGCAATCGCTGTCTTTGAATG GTTGTCGCGTGGGAAATCGAGTCTACAACGAAGGCGAGATGGTGAAGGATATTGCATGGAAGGCACCCTGCGACAACTGCTTCTGTGCCATGGGAGCCGTGCGTTGTGTGCCACTGGCTTGCGCTCCGCCGCTCCAGGGCTGTAGCCCAATTGTTAGAGAAGGTCAATGTTGTCCGTCGACCTACAATTGCA GTGGAAGTATTGAGGTGAAGGCTACTCAGAACTACGCCTCGTACGCATTTGTCAGCAAAGATTACGCCAATTTTCGAAAGGAAACGCACTTTCAT CCTGTCGATAATCAGATGAGTCCCATACTGTCAAACGCAATTGTGGAGGGCCGAGGTCACAGGATAATCGAGGGGGACTCTTACACAACTGATCCCAAGGACGTGGAGGCCGAGGATTCTACGTCGTCTGCCTACACGAACGGCGAAGCCTCCACGACGTCAACCTTCGAGACGGACAGCATGGGGAACGAGATATTTCCTGACACGACTGGGGAGCCGGTAATACCCACGACGTTGCAGATGTCGAACACTTTTTCGAGTCCTTTTTCCGGTGAG GCGATCACCAGCTCCGAGGTCTCAACCTTATCAAAAGAGTCAACCACCGTGCCGGAGACATCGACGCACGAGCTCAAGGCTCCAGTCAGCACCGTATCAACGCCGGAAGAAACCACTTCAGCCGAAAGTTGGAGCACCACCGAGGAGATGAGCACATCTGCGGGAGCAGAGGGTGATCCCTCGGAGCAGGGGGTTGACGAAGAGCTGGACTCGACGGAAGCGATGATTCGAAGTACTGCAATGGCATCCAATTCGTCGGGACCGACGGAGGAGCCGATCCTTGGAACACGGGAGCGCCACAGGGAAGCCGAAACGATGAAGGAGAAGGTGATTACCTCGACGCAGGAAGAATCGGTCACAACTTCTCCCACGACGATCCTGATGCCCGACGATATTTTCATGATGAACGTCACGCTGAAAAGCAATGTTTCCGTCGGCCAAGCTGAGGGGGTGACCATCACTCCGGTCCGATCAATAGCTCCTGACGTTCAAGCCATTTTGAATATAACTCAGAGGGAGAAGGTAGATGACTACGATTATTACAACGAACCAACGCTGCCTCCGTCCCTTCCGAACGTCAG GATAATTCCCTTCGTGGCCGCTGATGCTCtggtgaaaaacgaaaaggaCACGACCTCCGGTGTCACCGCGTATCCGTCAGGATCGGCTGTTGCGATACGTGAACCTCAACGCACCACCGAAAGCTCCAATTTTTACGACATTGTGACCAGAGAAAACAGGTTCAGTCCACCTATTGAAACAGAAG GCGGATTCGTCCCCAAAGATCCACCCTATTTCGAAGCATCCTATCACTCGACCGATCTGAGCTTGGAAATTGGCACCGGTGTAACCGTAGTTCCCGCAGACATCACAAATCCGAATAGAAAGGAGGACG GCCCGTCAATGTCCAGCTGCCACTTTGATACGAGACAGTATCGCCACGGAGAATTCATTCCTGACAGCGGTTTGTGCGTGATATGCATATGCTACTACGGTGAGGTCGTGTGCTCTGACGAAAAATGTCCACCATTGAAAATTGGATGCAGGCGAGTCAATAGTGACCTTGGATGCTGTGGCGAAATCATTTGCA TCGATACACCCGAGTCTCCAACGCTGGTGCTGGACCGTGCAGATGCGACAATGCCGTCACAACGCGAACCGATGCAGTCAGTGGATGGAATCGCAACACCAGACCCCTTTCGAGATGTCATTAAAACAGAACCTGCTCCTGACTTGCCTTCCTTGATCGAAGACATGATACCGTACCTTACCGAGCATCGGATCTCCACCCCGAGACCGACAACACCGATGTCAAACGGCATAAAGATAAGCTCTACCATCCGGAACGGTGACATCAACCAAGATCCCTCGCTGATGGAACCTCCGATTTACAATCATGGTGACCAGATGAACCCACACAAAGATGACGAGGTCATTGTTTCGAACTCACCAACCTCAGTAGCCAATGAAGTGGGCCATAATTCTTTTGTTCAGCATTTGAATCAGCCTCTTCAGGAAGTGGGCAATGATACCCAGGATAACGAAGAACATAACGATAAATTCGTGACTCAGAACTCTTCAGGTTTCAACTATTCCAAGTACGGTGACAAGGATGTCAGTTTGAATAGCAACGGCTCTATGCAAGATCTAGGATTCGAATCAAACCCAGAAATCACGGAATCCATTCCACTCAAGTCTGATAAAGCCAAGGATACTGTGACCAAGTTGTCTCAAGGAGATTCAAACGACGAAGAGGACTCGATGTATTCCTTTGAAAGCGTTTTTGACCTCTTATTTTCTGACTCTAAAACGGAAAAGCCTGCAGCGCAGGTTTCTATTCAGCAAGCGGTGTTTTCTACTGGAGAAACCTCCACGAGTCAGACAGTTACCAAGGCTTCTTCAACGCTGACTGCGCTATCAACGACGCCTTCACCGTCACCGGCCCAGACTACCAAATCTTCTATTGCCAAACCTACCACACTAATGATATTCAATACATCGAACAGCGCCCAAGTACGTGACGAAGATGTGTCTACGATGGTTGGCAGTCTCCTAAAATTAGCCGGCTGCAATATTTACGGACGAATGTATCGCGTTGGAAAGATCATTACGGAACTGTCGGGACCTTGCCTCCAGTGCAGATGCACGGAGGTCGGAGTCCAGTGTAAGAAACTCTCGTGTCGATAG
- the LOC124305078 gene encoding uncharacterized protein LOC124305078 isoform X2 → MPPPPPPLGYVGYVLCAILAAAWSGPLITFTQGKPLQVKPGCRYEGRRYQEGAIVSTSEPCLQCRCVEASLRCRLRVCPRTPNPTPAECRLQISPVQECCSEIVCGESRHDNENSLRRIDIEPDNVTEEDGCLFEGVRYGAGSAMMATRRCEYCYCILGARRCVSPKCLLPLPGCTPLYAPHSCCPVAYNCTHNQDEETSTTMQSLSLNGCRVGNRVYNEGEMVKDIAWKAPCDNCFCAMGAVRCVPLACAPPLQGCSPIVREGQCCPSTYNCSGSIEVKATQNYASYAFVSKDYANFRKETHFHPVDNQMSPILSNAIVEGRGHRIIEGDSYTTDPKDVEAEDSTSSAYTNGEASTTSTFETDSMGNEIFPDTTGEPVIPTTLQMSNTFSSPFSGEAITSSEVSTLSKESTTVPETSTHELKAPVSTVSTPEETTSAESWSTTEEMSTSAGAEGDPSEQGVDEELDSTEAMIRSTAMASNSSGPTEEPILGTRERHREAETMKEKVITSTQEESVTTSPTTILMPDDIFMMNVTLKSNVSVGQAEGVTITPVRSIAPDVQAILNITQREKVDDYDYYNEPTLPPSLPNVRIIPFVAADALVKNEKDTTSGVTAYPSGSAVAIREPQRTTESSNFYDIVTRENRFSPPIETEGGFVPKDPPYFEASYHSTDLSLEIGTGVTVVPADITNPNRKEDGPSMSSCHFDTRQYRHGEFIPDSGLCVICICYYGEVVCSDEKCPPLKIGCRRVNSDLGCCGEIICIDTPESPTLVLDRADATMPSQREPMQSVDGIATPDPFRDVIKTEPAPDLPSLIEDMIPYLTEHRISTPRPTTPMSNGIKISSTIRNGDINQDPSLMEPPIYNHGDQMNPHKDDEVIVSNSPTSVANEVGHNSFVQHLNQPLQEVGNDTQDNEEHNDKFVTQNSSGFNYSKYGDKDVSLNSNGSMQDLGFESNPEITESIPLKSDKAKDTVTKLSQGDSNDEEDSMYSFESVFDLLFSDSKTEKPAAQVSIQQAVFSTGETSTSQTVTKASSTLTALSTTPSPSPAQTTKSSIAKPTTLMIFNTSNSAQVRDEDVSTMVGSLLKLAGCNIYGRMYRVGKIITELSGPCLQCRCTEVGVQCKKLSCR, encoded by the exons gGTGTAGATACGAAGGCCGCAGATATCAGGAGGGCGCTATCGTTTCCACTTCAGAACCGTGTCTGCAGTGTCGCTGCGTCGAGGCCTCGCTGAGATGTCGTCTTCGTGTCTGCCCGCGAACCCCAAATCCTACACCGGCCGAGTGCCGCCTCCAGATTTCTCCGGTCCAAGAATGCTGCTCGGAGATCGTCTGCGGTGAATCGAGAC ATGACAATGAAAATTCTCTAAGACGCATAGATATCGAACCAGATAACGTCACAGAAGAAGATG GATGCCTCTTTGAAGGAGTTCGATACGGTGCTGGTTCCGCAATGATGGCGACTAGACGTTGCGAGTATTGCTACTGTATACTAGGCGCACGGCGTTGTGTCAGTCCAAAATGCCTCTTGCCATTACCAGGGTGCACTCCCCTCTATGCCCCACACTCTTGCTGTCCAGTCGCCTATAACTGCACTCACAATCAGG ATGAAGAGACTTCGACAACGATGCAATCGCTGTCTTTGAATG GTTGTCGCGTGGGAAATCGAGTCTACAACGAAGGCGAGATGGTGAAGGATATTGCATGGAAGGCACCCTGCGACAACTGCTTCTGTGCCATGGGAGCCGTGCGTTGTGTGCCACTGGCTTGCGCTCCGCCGCTCCAGGGCTGTAGCCCAATTGTTAGAGAAGGTCAATGTTGTCCGTCGACCTACAATTGCA GTGGAAGTATTGAGGTGAAGGCTACTCAGAACTACGCCTCGTACGCATTTGTCAGCAAAGATTACGCCAATTTTCGAAAGGAAACGCACTTTCAT CCTGTCGATAATCAGATGAGTCCCATACTGTCAAACGCAATTGTGGAGGGCCGAGGTCACAGGATAATCGAGGGGGACTCTTACACAACTGATCCCAAGGACGTGGAGGCCGAGGATTCTACGTCGTCTGCCTACACGAACGGCGAAGCCTCCACGACGTCAACCTTCGAGACGGACAGCATGGGGAACGAGATATTTCCTGACACGACTGGGGAGCCGGTAATACCCACGACGTTGCAGATGTCGAACACTTTTTCGAGTCCTTTTTCCGGTGAG GCGATCACCAGCTCCGAGGTCTCAACCTTATCAAAAGAGTCAACCACCGTGCCGGAGACATCGACGCACGAGCTCAAGGCTCCAGTCAGCACCGTATCAACGCCGGAAGAAACCACTTCAGCCGAAAGTTGGAGCACCACCGAGGAGATGAGCACATCTGCGGGAGCAGAGGGTGATCCCTCGGAGCAGGGGGTTGACGAAGAGCTGGACTCGACGGAAGCGATGATTCGAAGTACTGCAATGGCATCCAATTCGTCGGGACCGACGGAGGAGCCGATCCTTGGAACACGGGAGCGCCACAGGGAAGCCGAAACGATGAAGGAGAAGGTGATTACCTCGACGCAGGAAGAATCGGTCACAACTTCTCCCACGACGATCCTGATGCCCGACGATATTTTCATGATGAACGTCACGCTGAAAAGCAATGTTTCCGTCGGCCAAGCTGAGGGGGTGACCATCACTCCGGTCCGATCAATAGCTCCTGACGTTCAAGCCATTTTGAATATAACTCAGAGGGAGAAGGTAGATGACTACGATTATTACAACGAACCAACGCTGCCTCCGTCCCTTCCGAACGTCAG GATAATTCCCTTCGTGGCCGCTGATGCTCtggtgaaaaacgaaaaggaCACGACCTCCGGTGTCACCGCGTATCCGTCAGGATCGGCTGTTGCGATACGTGAACCTCAACGCACCACCGAAAGCTCCAATTTTTACGACATTGTGACCAGAGAAAACAGGTTCAGTCCACCTATTGAAACAGAAG GCGGATTCGTCCCCAAAGATCCACCCTATTTCGAAGCATCCTATCACTCGACCGATCTGAGCTTGGAAATTGGCACCGGTGTAACCGTAGTTCCCGCAGACATCACAAATCCGAATAGAAAGGAGGACG GCCCGTCAATGTCCAGCTGCCACTTTGATACGAGACAGTATCGCCACGGAGAATTCATTCCTGACAGCGGTTTGTGCGTGATATGCATATGCTACTACGGTGAGGTCGTGTGCTCTGACGAAAAATGTCCACCATTGAAAATTGGATGCAGGCGAGTCAATAGTGACCTTGGATGCTGTGGCGAAATCATTTGCA TCGATACACCCGAGTCTCCAACGCTGGTGCTGGACCGTGCAGATGCGACAATGCCGTCACAACGCGAACCGATGCAGTCAGTGGATGGAATCGCAACACCAGACCCCTTTCGAGATGTCATTAAAACAGAACCTGCTCCTGACTTGCCTTCCTTGATCGAAGACATGATACCGTACCTTACCGAGCATCGGATCTCCACCCCGAGACCGACAACACCGATGTCAAACGGCATAAAGATAAGCTCTACCATCCGGAACGGTGACATCAACCAAGATCCCTCGCTGATGGAACCTCCGATTTACAATCATGGTGACCAGATGAACCCACACAAAGATGACGAGGTCATTGTTTCGAACTCACCAACCTCAGTAGCCAATGAAGTGGGCCATAATTCTTTTGTTCAGCATTTGAATCAGCCTCTTCAGGAAGTGGGCAATGATACCCAGGATAACGAAGAACATAACGATAAATTCGTGACTCAGAACTCTTCAGGTTTCAACTATTCCAAGTACGGTGACAAGGATGTCAGTTTGAATAGCAACGGCTCTATGCAAGATCTAGGATTCGAATCAAACCCAGAAATCACGGAATCCATTCCACTCAAGTCTGATAAAGCCAAGGATACTGTGACCAAGTTGTCTCAAGGAGATTCAAACGACGAAGAGGACTCGATGTATTCCTTTGAAAGCGTTTTTGACCTCTTATTTTCTGACTCTAAAACGGAAAAGCCTGCAGCGCAGGTTTCTATTCAGCAAGCGGTGTTTTCTACTGGAGAAACCTCCACGAGTCAGACAGTTACCAAGGCTTCTTCAACGCTGACTGCGCTATCAACGACGCCTTCACCGTCACCGGCCCAGACTACCAAATCTTCTATTGCCAAACCTACCACACTAATGATATTCAATACATCGAACAGCGCCCAAGTACGTGACGAAGATGTGTCTACGATGGTTGGCAGTCTCCTAAAATTAGCCGGCTGCAATATTTACGGACGAATGTATCGCGTTGGAAAGATCATTACGGAACTGTCGGGACCTTGCCTCCAGTGCAGATGCACGGAGGTCGGAGTCCAGTGTAAGAAACTCTCGTGTCGATAG